The Xanthomonas sp. DAR 34887 genome has a segment encoding these proteins:
- a CDS encoding response regulator transcription factor: MSASQGLVLDGVRIAVVEDDAELCAIIVDELGHEGAQVLGFGSAELLYRHLLGHVCDLVVLDVGLPGEDGYSVARYLRQIAPQAGIVMLTGRGANTDMTRGLLQGADIYLVKPLDVELLIAALANLRRRLQPAAPPEALPAQEWRLSDDGWTLSSPAQRTLALTEAERGLLKALFAQRGAPVDRDTLIAAVTDAPWDFDPHRLEVLVHRLRTRVTAATAAALPLRAVRGQGYLLGDGA; the protein is encoded by the coding sequence ATGAGTGCTTCGCAAGGCCTGGTGCTGGACGGTGTGCGAATCGCAGTGGTCGAGGACGACGCCGAACTGTGCGCGATCATCGTCGACGAGCTGGGCCACGAGGGCGCGCAGGTGCTCGGCTTCGGCAGTGCCGAACTGCTGTACCGGCATCTGCTCGGCCATGTGTGCGACCTGGTGGTGCTGGATGTCGGGCTGCCGGGCGAAGACGGCTATTCGGTGGCGCGCTATCTGCGGCAGATCGCGCCGCAGGCGGGCATCGTGATGCTCACCGGCCGCGGCGCCAATACCGACATGACCCGCGGCTTGCTGCAGGGCGCGGATATCTACCTGGTCAAGCCGCTGGATGTGGAACTGCTGATCGCCGCGTTGGCCAATCTGCGTCGACGCCTGCAGCCTGCCGCGCCGCCGGAGGCGTTGCCGGCCCAGGAGTGGCGCTTGAGCGACGACGGCTGGACGCTGTCCTCGCCGGCGCAGCGCACGCTGGCGCTGACCGAGGCCGAACGCGGCCTGCTCAAGGCGCTGTTCGCGCAACGCGGCGCGCCGGTGGATCGCGACACGCTGATCGCCGCGGTCACCGATGCGCCGTGGGATTTCGATCCGCACCGGCTGGAGGTGCTGGTGCACCGCCTGCGTACGCGGGTGACCGCGGCCACCGCAGCCGCGCTGCCGCTGCGCGCGGTGCGCGGGCAGGGCTACCTGCTGGGCGACGGCGCCTAG